The stretch of DNA TTTCCAGCTCTTAAAAATCCACCTGTTGAAGCAAGATTTGTCATTCTGAATCCCTTTTCAGTTAAATCATCTTGTAGTGGGTTCAAGTCTTGATCTTGAACTATTGCAATTATCATTTTCATAGCAATTCCTCCAATTTCTCATCTATTATATTTTTTACATCTTCAAAAACTTCCGACATACTTTTAGTAGCATCAACTTTTTTTAAAACTTTTTCGTCTTTCATTTTCTCAAGAAGTTCCATATATGTATCATAAACTCTACTATGGAAATCATCTCCGGAAAGCTCAAGTCTGTCGGCATCTACATTTAAAGACTTTCTCTTCAAAGTTGTTAAAGGATCTACATAAAAGAAAATAATCATATCCGGATTCACTCCGTTTATAGCAAAATCATTTATCTTTTTCACATTTTCAACTCCGAGTTCTCTACCTCCACCTTGATAAGCAAGCGAACTTAAAACAAATCTATCTGAAATTACAATATTTCCTTTATCTAAATTCGGTTTTATAAGTTCATCAATATGTTGAGCTCTACTTGCCGAATAAAGTAATGCCTCTGTTCGTGGCGACATATTAGAATTATCATTAGATAAAATAATCTCTCTAATTTTTTCTGATATTTTAGTTCCTCCCGGTTCTCTCGTAAAAATTATTTTTTCATTACTCTTGTAGTATTCCTTAATTAAATTCATTATTGAAGTCTTTCCACACCCGTCAGGTCCTTCAAAAGTAATAAATAACCCCATCTTATAACTCCTTAAATTGAATAAAATAAATATGATAAAATTATTCCTACCGTTCCGAAACTACCAACTAAAAAGTAGCTCAAATAGGTAAATGGAACAATAGTAACTTTAAAAAGTGCTAAAACATATAGAATCACATATCCTATTACAGAATTCACAACAATCTTTTTAAAAATTTTAAACGGAAACTTTAATAATTTAAAAACTATGTAAATCAATAAAATTCCAACAATATAAGAAATAATACTATTTTCGAAAAAAAACTTACTCAAACCGGCAAAATCAAATGACTCAAATGAATCAAAATATATTTTTGCTAATTTCTCCAAAGTATCACTCTCCTACTCTTTCTACTATTATTTTATCACAATGTAAAGATTTTATCAATTAAACCTATCAAAAAACAAATATAACTAGTTTGAATTTTCTTTTTGAAAATTTATATAAAAATAGCAAGTCTCAATAGGACCTGCTATTTACCATTAAAAAATTTTTTTGTTTCTTTATTTTTGATTTCTTTTTTTCAAGAATAACATTATTCCACCTGATATAGCTAAAATTCCCGAATAAATTGAAGCACTTGCTCCAATTCCTGTCTTAGCCAATTTAGACTTCTTAGGTTTTTCAGAAGGTATTGAAGGTGACAATGCAGGACTTTCTGTATTAACCACTTCTATTCCGTCTTTCATATTTCCGGAATAAGTTGCCTTAAATAATTTGTTACCTAACTTGATTGAATTGTTATTTTCGCCTACTTCTTTTACTGTGTATTCATAAGCCTTTGAATTTTCTATTGATTCATATGCTTTTAAGTCTTTAAATTCTCCTGTCCAGCTGTTGGCTTTATTCAATTCAAGTTTTTGCCCTGTTGCTTTTCCATCTTTATATAATTCAACTTCTATTTTATCTACAGGTGCCGTGATTTTATTTCCGTTTGTTCCCAACCATTTCTTTGTTACCTTTAAATTTCTTGTTGA from Parvimonas micra encodes:
- a CDS encoding pro-sigmaK processing inhibitor BofA family protein gives rise to the protein MEKLAKIYFDSFESFDFAGLSKFFFENSIISYIVGILLIYIVFKLLKFPFKIFKKIVVNSVIGYVILYVLALFKVTIVPFTYLSYFLVGSFGTVGIILSYLFYSI
- the tmk gene encoding dTMP kinase encodes the protein MGLFITFEGPDGCGKTSIMNLIKEYYKSNEKIIFTREPGGTKISEKIREIILSNDNSNMSPRTEALLYSASRAQHIDELIKPNLDKGNIVISDRFVLSSLAYQGGGRELGVENVKKINDFAINGVNPDMIIFFYVDPLTTLKRKSLNVDADRLELSGDDFHSRVYDTYMELLEKMKDEKVLKKVDATKSMSEVFEDVKNIIDEKLEELL